The following is a genomic window from Sedimenticola thiotaurini.
TCACAGACGGAGAAAAACCTGCTTGCCGCCTTTGCTGGCGAATCCCAGGCGCGCAACCGATATAACTACTTTGCCGGTGTGGCGCGCAAAGAGGGGCTGGTGCAGATCGCCGCCATCTTTGAAGAGACCGCCAATCAGGAGAAGGAGCACGCCAAGCGCTTTTTCAAATTCCTGGAGGGGGGTGATCTGGAGATCACCGAAACCTACCCCGCCGGACTGATCGGCACCACCCTGGAAAATCTGCGCCACGCCGCCGCCGGTGAGGAGCACGAGTGGAGCGATATGTATCCGGCCTTCGCCGAAGTGGCCCGGGAAGAGGGTTTTCATCAGGTCGCTGCGGCATTTGATGCGATCTGTGTGGCCGAGAGACAGCATCACAAACGGTACAAGGATCTGGCCGACAACCTGGAAGCGGGTCGGGTATTCAAACGTAACGGCAAGGTGGTGTGGCGCTGTCGCAACTGCGGCTATCTGCATGAAGGCGAGGCGGCCCCCAAGATCTGCCCTGCCTGCCTCCATCCCCAGGCCCACTTCGAGCTGTTGGGCGAGAACTGGTAACCACAGACCGGATCGATCCCCGGGTCAGTATCCGCCCTTTTAGTGGCTCGCTGCTCTCCCGTGGACACAATCAACGTGCCTACCCTTCCAGTGCAGCCGGACAGATTCCCGGTTGCGCCGGGTGGGTAGGGGTCAATGCCGGCCTTTTGTTATCTGCTGTCTCCCCATGGGCAAACACAACCTGACCAGCCTATCCGGTCAGTCTCCCCTGTGGGCATAAAAACGGGCCATCTTACGGGGCTGATTGATTGGCCTGGATCGCCTGTTGGCCGTCCCGGTAGCCCGCCGCGATACGCCGCTGAATGGTGGCCGCGGAAAAGTCGGCTGGCCCACCCAACTCCCCGTCCGCCTGGTTGCTGATCACCAGCAGTTGATCGATATGGCGATAGTCCCGTAAACGCCGGTAGGCGGGCAGCTGGCGGATCGGACTATCCACCGGTAACGCCTGGTCGATCTCATCGACCAGCTCGATGATGGCGTTGAGCTTGCGGAACAGCTTCAGGTCCAGTTTCAGCTTGCTGGCAAAGGTGATCTCGAAGGCCCGCTCGATCACGTCGGTAAACTGTCCGGGAAGCGGCGCCTGCTGACGGAAAGCGTCGATCACGATCAGCTCCCGTCGCACCTCCGCCCCGGCCGGCGCGATCTGTTCCAGGGCGTTGATGGCGGCGCGCAGTGGCGTGTTGCAGACCAGCCCACCGTCCCAGTAAGTGTGCCCGTCCACAGTCACCGCCGGGAAGCCGGGGGGCAGGCTGCCGCTGGCCAGAATGTGGTCGATCGTCAGTCCCTGTCGGTTGTTGAACTCGATCAGCTCCCCCGACTCAATATCCACCGCTGTTACCGCCACGAATGTGTCGCTGTTGTTGAGACGGTCAAAATCGACCCACTGGAGCAGTGATTCGCGCAACGGTTCGGTGTCGTACACGCTGGTAGCCAGCCAGGGCGCGGTCAGGTAACCGGGATTGAGTCGGTACATCGCCTCATTACCGAACAGAGACAAAGTGGCCTGAAGCGTATCCGATACAAAGGGCGCGTCCGGCAGGGTGAGTTGCTGCCACATTTTTCCCAGCGCGCGGATGGGATCACCCCGGGGCCCTACCAGCACGGCGGCCGCGAATGCACCGATGGAGACGCCGGTAACCACTGCCGGATTAAAACCGGGCTGTTCATACAGCGCTTTGAGTGCGCCATATTCGTAGGCGCCGAGGGCCCCGCCACCCTGCAGGGCCAGGGCTGTGCAGGTGCGGGTCATTGGTTTCCCTCCTTACCACCGGCGGCGATCCAGCGGGCGATGGCGGGCCAGTATTCGGCCAGGGTGCGAGCCCCCATGAACAGACCGATATGGCCCCCAGGAGCGAGGGTTTTTACCACCTGTCCGGCCGGTGTGCCCAGGTAGTTTTCCGCATTGAAGACCTGCTCCCGGGTCGTGATATCGTCCCCCGCCCCGGCCAGTAGATAGACCGGACAGGTGATCTCTTTTAACGACAGGCGTTTGCCGAGACCGACAAACTCCCCTTTTGCCAGGCGGTTCTCCTTGAACAGCTGGGTGATCGCCTGCAGATACCAGCGACCGGGCAGATCCAGCGGGTTTTCATACCAGCGGGAGAAGGTCTCCTGTTTGCTCAGGTAAGCGGGATCATCTATGTGCTCGTACAGGTCGATGTATTTTTCCACATACTGTTTGTCGGGATGCATGTTTTTCCAGCCCTGGAGCATGAACCTGCCGGGCATCAACCCGTCACCCAGTTTCACCAACTGCTCGTAGAACCGGGTCGGTAAGCGGTCCACCAGCTGCTTGATCGGTCCGTTGCCGGCGGCAGTGTCGATGGGTGAGCCGGCCAGCACCAGGCAGTTCACCTTGTGCGGATAGCGGGCGGCGTACATGGCCACCATCCAGCCGCCCTGGCAGAGACCGACAAAATTGACCCGGCCGCCCAGATCGTCCACACAGACATTCAGTTCGGCCAGGTAGTTGTCAATATCGTAGTCCTTCATCTGCGGCGTGGCGCTGTTCCAATCGGTGACCAGAATCCGTTCCAAACCGTTGCCGAGCAGGGTCTCGACCAGGCTCTGGCCGGAGTGATAATCGGCAATCGTGGCGCTGTGCCCGGCGAAGGGGGCGTCGATGATGGTGGGTACCAGGCTACGGTTGGCCGCGCTGGACGGTGTGGAAAAGTCCCGCAGCTTGAGGGTGTGCAGTGCCAACGCGATGCTGTTTGGCGTGGCGAATGCCGGTTGCAGACCGTGGTCGATCTTCTCCGTCTCGGCAATAAACTTCAGATTGTCTAACAGCAGTTGCCACTCACTCTCAGCCAGGGCTGCGGCGGCGGCAAAAGGCCAGAAAAAGGGTACGCTGTTTTCACAGCCTGACTTGTGTATGGATTGTTCCGTCATGGGTTGACTCCTAGCGGGATTGTGCTGGCGGGTGCTGGTGGAACGACTGCTTTAGCGCACTTAAAAACCGTTTCTGATGGGATGCCTGGCGATTTATTACCCGATAAACCGCGAGCTTGATCAGATCATTGATCAGCATCCAGGCCAGCGCATAGAGGATGATGCCACCGATCATGGACCAGGGGATCGGGGTGACAAACCAGCCAAAGGCGGCAATCAGTACGGCAATCGACTGGGTACAGAGAATGGCGACCAAGAGTATCGGTGCCGGGTATGGTGGGGCGAAAAACGGTCGGTGAGTGCGTGCCACCAGCAGGGTCAGGTGCCCGGCGATAGCCAGCTTGAGAAATATCACCGTCTGTATCTGATCCATCTCCAGTTGCAGCCAGGTGCGGGCAATGATCAACAGCAAAAAGGTGGACGCCACGCCCATGATGCCGAGCACCGAGGCCACACTGAGTACCTGAGTCATCTCCCAGCGCACCGGTTTCGGGGGCAGCCAGGTGTTGTCCTTGGCGATGGTCATGATCGGTAGATCGTTCAGCAGGGCCAGCAGAATGATCATCACCGCGGTGATGGGATAGAAGCCGTACATCAGAATGGCCAGGACCATGAAGATCATGATGCGGATGGTCTCGGTAATGCGATAGATAGCGTAGGCGTTCATGCGCTGGAAGATCCGGCGCGCCTCCTCCACCGCCTGCACAATCACCGAAAGTCCCGGCGCGGTCAGCACCAGGTCGGCGGAAGCACGGGCGGCGTCGGTGGCGCCGGACACGGCAATGCCTACATCAGCCTGCTTCAGGGCCGGGGCATCGTTAACCCCGTCACCGGTCATGCCGACGATATGGCCCTGTTCCTGCAGCGCCTTCACCAGGGCAAACTTATGCTCCGGAAACACCTGGGCGAAGCCATCCGCCTGGGACAGGGTTGCGGTCACTTCCGGCGCCAGTTGGCCGTCCGGCGACAGGTTCAATCCATCTGCCGACAGGATGTGGTCGCCCAGTCCCAGTTGGCCGGCGGTTTCCCGGGCAATGGCCAGGTTGTCGCCGGTGACCATTTTGATGTCCACCCCGTGGCGGCGGGCGTTGGCAATGGTTTCTGCTGCGTCATCCCGGGGTGGATCGAACAGCGGTAGTAGGCCGAGGAACTGCCACTCCCGGTCATCCTGCCGGGCAACGCCGAGTGTGCGGAAGCCCTTGTTGGCCAGCTGTTCAATCCGCTGTTCGGCCGCCGCCCGGCTGACGTCGTCCAGTTGGCAGCGCTGCATGATCACCTGCGGTGCCCCTTTGCTCAGCTTGAACGGTTTGCCGTTGTCGGTTTGCACCGTCACCTGGGTGCGTTTGCTGATCGGATCGAAGGGAATAAAGTGGGATTGGTGATAGGCGTTCAGGCTTGCCGGGTCGCGGACCCCGGCAATCACCGCCAGATCGATCGGATCACCGTTCTCCGCTTTGGAAGCCAGGGCGGCGGCCAGGATCAGGGCATCGTTATCGGCTGCGGCGAAACAGACCGGGTTGCCCAGGGTGAGGCGGTTCTGGGTCAGGGTGCCGGTCTTGTCCGAGCATAAAATTGCCATGCCGGCTATCTCCTCGATCGATTCCAGTCGGGAGACGATGGCTTTCCTGCGGGACAACGCCAGGGCGCCGACTGCCATGGTGACGGATAACACCGCCGGCATGGCGACCGGGATGGAGGCTACGGTCAGAATCAGGGCGAACTGGGCCAACTCCAGCAGTGGCCACTGACGCTCCAGGCCGACCAGAATCAGGATTACTACCAGTGCCAGCGCCAGATAGATCAGGTAGTCGCCGATGGCCATGACCGCTTTCTGAAAATGGGACGCGCTTTTGGCCGAGCTGACCAGTCCGGCGGTCTTGCCAAAGTAGGTCTGCATGCCGGTGGCTGTGACCCGACCGACCATCTCGCCCTGCTTGACCGCGGTACCGGAATAGGCGGTGTCGCCGGCTTTTTTATCCACCGGCAGGGACTCACCGGTCAGCGCCGACTGATCGATGGTGAGATAGTCCCCTTGCAGCAGCTCAATATCCGCCGGCACCACATCGCCCAGGCGTATTCTCACCACATCATCCGGCACCAGCTCGCGGGCCGGGATTCCCCGCCACTGGCCATCCCGTAGCACGCGAGCGGTTAACGCCAGACTCTTTTTCAACTGGGCAATGGCGTTGCCGGCCTGGTACTCCTGCCAGAATCCGACCCCGGCGTTGAATCCCAGCAAGACCAGGATAATGGTCAGATCCGCCCAGTGGCCCACCACGGCGGACAGCAGGGCAGCGATCTCGATCATCCAGGGAATGGGTCCCCAGAAATAACCGAGTAGCTGGCGCAACCGACTGACGTGTCGTTCACTCCAGGCGTTGGGACCATACCGGGTCAGGCGTTGCGCCGCCTGTTCGGTTGTCAATCCGGTCAGCGGTGCGGTCTGTACAGTCCCGGCGTCACGCTGTTCCTCGGGGCTTGGTTTGGTGGGCTCTGTGGATTGGGACATCACGGATTACTCGGTTAGGTTGAACGGCAAATTGGCTGAACAAAAACGGTGCTGGACAGGCGGTGGTTGAGTATTGAGGGACTACCGTTCATGGCCGTTTCCGCTGTTGGAAATAATGGGCCAGCATCACCGCCAGCGCACAGGAGGCCAGTCGGGCAATGGTGTGGTCTGCGCGGCTGGTGAGAATTATCGGTACCCGGGCACCCAGGGCGATCCCCGCCGATGTGGCGCCGCCCAAATACTCCAGCTGCTTGGCCAGCATATTGCCGGCCTCCAGGTCGGGCACCAGGAGTATATCTGCCTGTCCGGCAACCGGTGAGACGATCCCCTTGATCGCCGCCGCCTCGGGAGAAACCGCGTTATCAAACGCCAGCGGACCGTCGATCAGGCCGCCGGTGAGCTGGCCGCGATCGGCCATTTTGCACAAGGCCGCGGCATCCAGGGTGGATTGGATGGCGGGTGTCACTGTCTCCACCGCTGACAGAATGGCCAGTTTGGGCTGCGGATTGCCCAGTGCGTGGGCCAGGTCGATGGCGTTTTGGGCAATGTCACGCTTTTGGGCCAGGGTCGGATAGATATTGATGGCGGCGTCGGTGATAAACAGCGGCTGGCCATAGCTTGGTACATCGAAGGCAAACACATGGCTCAGGCGCCGTTCCGTGCGTAGTCCGGTAGCCTGCGCAACCACGGCGTGGAGCAACTCATCGGTATGCAGGCTGCCTTTCATCAAGGCGTCGACTTTACCCACGCGGGCCAGTTCAACCGCCCGCTCGGCGGCCGCATGGCTGTGCTCCGTGGTGATCAGTTCGTAAGGCGCCAGATCTATATTCTCTGCCGCGGCGACTGCCTGAATCTTCCTTTCAGGACCGATCAGTGTGGGCACGATCAAGCCATTCTCGGCGGCCGCCACGGCACCTGCCAGGGAGGTTTTGTCCACCGGATGCACCACCGCAGTGCGCAGGGGCGGATAGCTCTTGGCGCGGGTCAGCAATCGCTGCAGGTGAACCTGTTCGGGCAGCTGTACTTCCGGTAGCAGCCAGCGTGGGCGTCTGATTTTCTCCGTTGGCGCCAGTACCTCCACCTCACCATGGATAACGGTCTGGCCCGTTTGATTGGTGCAGAGGCAGTTGAAGACCAGTCGATGTCGTCTGGCATCCCTGGTTTTGACCGTGACCGTGGCGGTCAATCGGTCGCCCAGCGCCACCGGGCGGTGAAAGCTTAATGACTGGTTGAGATAGACGGTGCCCGGTCCCGGCAGTTGGGTGCTGAGGAGCGTTGAGATCAGGGCGCCGCCCCACAGTCCGTGAGCAATGATCTCGTGGAAGTGACTGGTTTTCGCATACGCTTCGTCCACACGGGCCGGATTCATATCGCCGGACATCACCGCAAACAGTTTTATGTCCTGTAGTGTCAGACAGCGCTCCAGGCTCGCCGAGTCGCCTACCTGGATTTCATCGAAAGTGCGGTTCTCAATATAGCTTTGCCTCATGATGCCATTCCCTGGTGGTGATCACTGGGAGTATCCCTGTAGCGGGCGTGGCCGGATTGGGGTGGGCAACGTCACTGGCTACAAATCGACCTCTGCAGTGTCGACCTGTTCACGTAGTGGCGCTGGTACGGCGTGTTCCGGTTGTTGTGGCCTTGCGCCAACTACAGATGCTGTTGAGGGCTGGGAAATCGTAGCAGATCTCAGATCTGGAACGGCTCCCTTGCCTCCGGTCTGAGGGTGACCCCGACCCGCTGCTGTTGCCTGTACGGGTGGTTGGTCAAGCTCGCTGAATTGATCATGGGATGATCAATGGGGTCAGTATTGCGCGTCATTTGTTGCAGTGCAATAAGTTATTCCGGTAAATATTCCCGTTGAGTTGCGCTGCATCAATTGGCGGCGATTATCCACCGCTTCAGCCTGCCGCCGGGGTTTGTTGTCAGGCGCGAAAGCTGCGCACCAGTTGATGCAAGCGCCGGCGCTGCCGGGGATCATCCGCACTGCCGTAGCGCAAGCTGATGTAGAGATTCACAATGGCGCTCACCGGTCGCTGCAGATCGGGCCGTTTCCGGATCACCCGGCGGGCAAAATCCTGTGGCCCCTCGTGGGGTAGACGCCGCAGCCCCCGGCGGGCCAGGCGACGGCAGAAGGTTGCATAGTCCCGCTGTACCGGATCGACCCTGCCCCGGCCGCGCCAGCGCAACAGCAGGATCAGCAACGGAACCAGTGCGGCGATGGCCAGCATCATGGTCAGTGCCAGTTTGAACGCGGAGAGGGCGCCGAATCCCAGCAGTTGCAGGAGGTGCTGCTGCTGTTCACTGGAGTAGCCGAGAATCCAGCGGTGCCAGGAGGCGTTGGCGGCATCCAGGCCGAGACGGAACTGTTTTGCCAACCGGTTCAGCAGGGCGTTGTCCCCGGCCGAGAAGATGACCGGAAAACCGGGCGCGCTGTTCTCCTGCAGATCGAATTCAAAGGAGCGCTCAATGCGCTCCGGTGCCACGGCGGCGGTGGGGTCGATGCGGGTCCAGCCACTCTGTTCCAGCCACACTTCGCTCCAGGCGTGGGCATCGGACTGGCGCACGATCAGGTAGTCACCCAGGGGGTTCAGTTCACCGCCCTGGTAGCCGGTCACCACCCGGGCCGGGATGCCGGCCAGTCGCATCAGCAGAGTGAAGCTGGTGGCGTAGTGTTCGCAGAAGCCGCGCCGGCTGTCGAACAGGAACTGATCGATCGGGTTCCCATCCAGCGGGGGCGGATTGAGGGTGTAGTAGAAAGGTTCATTGCGGAAAAACTGCAGTGCCCGATTGACCAGCTGGCGGTTGTTGGCGGACTCTGCCCGCCAACGGTTCACCAGGGCCCGCATGCGCGGGGTGACGCTGCCGGGCAGTTGCAACCCGAGGTGGCGCTGCTGTTCGCTCAGCGGGCCGGTCTGGTACTGCAGACGTGAGGTGGCGGCATAGCGGTAACGCCGCTGGCGGATATTCTTGGCAGTGATCTGAAAATCGGCCGTCAGTTCGGCCCCAAGCGGCAGGCTGTCCGGCAGGTCCAGGGCATAGAGCCAGTTGTTGGGTGATGGCTCCAGGGTTACCCGGTAGCTGACCGGCGCTGCACTGCTGCGGTACCTGACCGCATCGGTGTCATTGAGCCGGGCCTGGTTCCAGCGCCGGCCGTCGGTCCGCCACAGCACCGGGCCGCGCCAGTAGCGCTGGGGTGGCGCGGGGACCTGCTGATCGAATTCGACCCGGAAGACCACGGCCCGGGAGCGGATCAGCTGACTGATGCTGCCCAGGGTGATGTTGTCGCTGAGACCGGTCTGCCCGGTGGAGTTATCCACGCCCAGGTTCCACAGTGGTCCATCGATGCGTGGGAACAGGAAGAACAGCACCAGCATCACCGGTATGGCCTGCAGGCCCATGCTGGCGGCGGTACGCAGCGAAGCGGTCGGCCAGCCGCTCCGGCTGCGGCTGTGGGCGGCCTCCACCAGCAGACCACTGAGTGCCACCACCATCACCAGTATATAGGCGACGGTCAGCATGGTCTGGTCAAACAGAAAGTGGGTGATGAGGGAGAAGTAGCCGAGAAAAATCACGACGTAGAGATCCCGGCCACGGCGGCACTCCAGCAGTTTCAGTCCCAGCATCAGCGACAGCAGCGCCACCTTGGCCGGCAGGCCCATCAACAGCGGATAGAGGGACAGAATCAGCGCCAGGCCAACCAGGGTGATAGCCAGCAGCAGCCAGCGGCCGATCTGCAGGCGAGGCAGATAGAGGGTGGCGACCCGCAGCAGAATGACCGCGATGAAAGCGAGGCTGACACGCAGATCAAGCCGGGTGAAATGGGGGGCCACCACCAGCAGGGTGATCAGGGTGAGTGACAGCTGCGTCCGGCTGCTGAGCAGCGGCTGACTCATGCCGGCGTCTCCCCGTACAGGGCCAGGGCAGTCAATGCAGCCTGCAGCTGTGTCTCACCCCGGGCCGGCTTCAGCTCCTGATCCGGCAGGCGCAACCCGAACGCCTGCTGCTGTTCGGCCGCATCCAGTAC
Proteins encoded in this region:
- the rbr gene encoding rubrerythrin, translating into MSKSIRGSQTEKNLLAAFAGESQARNRYNYFAGVARKEGLVQIAAIFEETANQEKEHAKRFFKFLEGGDLEITETYPAGLIGTTLENLRHAAAGEEHEWSDMYPAFAEVAREEGFHQVAAAFDAICVAERQHHKRYKDLADNLEAGRVFKRNGKVVWRCRNCGYLHEGEAAPKICPACLHPQAHFELLGENW
- a CDS encoding patatin-like phospholipase family protein, whose protein sequence is MTRTCTALALQGGGALGAYEYGALKALYEQPGFNPAVVTGVSIGAFAAAVLVGPRGDPIRALGKMWQQLTLPDAPFVSDTLQATLSLFGNEAMYRLNPGYLTAPWLATSVYDTEPLRESLLQWVDFDRLNNSDTFVAVTAVDIESGELIEFNNRQGLTIDHILASGSLPPGFPAVTVDGHTYWDGGLVCNTPLRAAINALEQIAPAGAEVRRELIVIDAFRQQAPLPGQFTDVIERAFEITFASKLKLDLKLFRKLNAIIELVDEIDQALPVDSPIRQLPAYRRLRDYRHIDQLLVISNQADGELGGPADFSAATIQRRIAAGYRDGQQAIQANQSAP
- a CDS encoding alpha/beta fold hydrolase, with the translated sequence MTEQSIHKSGCENSVPFFWPFAAAAALAESEWQLLLDNLKFIAETEKIDHGLQPAFATPNSIALALHTLKLRDFSTPSSAANRSLVPTIIDAPFAGHSATIADYHSGQSLVETLLGNGLERILVTDWNSATPQMKDYDIDNYLAELNVCVDDLGGRVNFVGLCQGGWMVAMYAARYPHKVNCLVLAGSPIDTAAGNGPIKQLVDRLPTRFYEQLVKLGDGLMPGRFMLQGWKNMHPDKQYVEKYIDLYEHIDDPAYLSKQETFSRWYENPLDLPGRWYLQAITQLFKENRLAKGEFVGLGKRLSLKEITCPVYLLAGAGDDITTREQVFNAENYLGTPAGQVVKTLAPGGHIGLFMGARTLAEYWPAIARWIAAGGKEGNQ
- a CDS encoding plasma-membrane proton-efflux P-type ATPase, whose product is MSQSTEPTKPSPEEQRDAGTVQTAPLTGLTTEQAAQRLTRYGPNAWSERHVSRLRQLLGYFWGPIPWMIEIAALLSAVVGHWADLTIILVLLGFNAGVGFWQEYQAGNAIAQLKKSLALTARVLRDGQWRGIPARELVPDDVVRIRLGDVVPADIELLQGDYLTIDQSALTGESLPVDKKAGDTAYSGTAVKQGEMVGRVTATGMQTYFGKTAGLVSSAKSASHFQKAVMAIGDYLIYLALALVVILILVGLERQWPLLELAQFALILTVASIPVAMPAVLSVTMAVGALALSRRKAIVSRLESIEEIAGMAILCSDKTGTLTQNRLTLGNPVCFAAADNDALILAAALASKAENGDPIDLAVIAGVRDPASLNAYHQSHFIPFDPISKRTQVTVQTDNGKPFKLSKGAPQVIMQRCQLDDVSRAAAEQRIEQLANKGFRTLGVARQDDREWQFLGLLPLFDPPRDDAAETIANARRHGVDIKMVTGDNLAIARETAGQLGLGDHILSADGLNLSPDGQLAPEVTATLSQADGFAQVFPEHKFALVKALQEQGHIVGMTGDGVNDAPALKQADVGIAVSGATDAARASADLVLTAPGLSVIVQAVEEARRIFQRMNAYAIYRITETIRIMIFMVLAILMYGFYPITAVMIILLALLNDLPIMTIAKDNTWLPPKPVRWEMTQVLSVASVLGIMGVASTFLLLIIARTWLQLEMDQIQTVIFLKLAIAGHLTLLVARTHRPFFAPPYPAPILLVAILCTQSIAVLIAAFGWFVTPIPWSMIGGIILYALAWMLINDLIKLAVYRVINRQASHQKRFLSALKQSFHQHPPAQSR
- a CDS encoding bifunctional enoyl-CoA hydratase/phosphate acetyltransferase translates to MRQSYIENRTFDEIQVGDSASLERCLTLQDIKLFAVMSGDMNPARVDEAYAKTSHFHEIIAHGLWGGALISTLLSTQLPGPGTVYLNQSLSFHRPVALGDRLTATVTVKTRDARRHRLVFNCLCTNQTGQTVIHGEVEVLAPTEKIRRPRWLLPEVQLPEQVHLQRLLTRAKSYPPLRTAVVHPVDKTSLAGAVAAAENGLIVPTLIGPERKIQAVAAAENIDLAPYELITTEHSHAAAERAVELARVGKVDALMKGSLHTDELLHAVVAQATGLRTERRLSHVFAFDVPSYGQPLFITDAAINIYPTLAQKRDIAQNAIDLAHALGNPQPKLAILSAVETVTPAIQSTLDAAALCKMADRGQLTGGLIDGPLAFDNAVSPEAAAIKGIVSPVAGQADILLVPDLEAGNMLAKQLEYLGGATSAGIALGARVPIILTSRADHTIARLASCALAVMLAHYFQQRKRP
- a CDS encoding transglutaminase TgpA family protein, encoding MSQPLLSSRTQLSLTLITLLVVAPHFTRLDLRVSLAFIAVILLRVATLYLPRLQIGRWLLLAITLVGLALILSLYPLLMGLPAKVALLSLMLGLKLLECRRGRDLYVVIFLGYFSLITHFLFDQTMLTVAYILVMVVALSGLLVEAAHSRSRSGWPTASLRTAASMGLQAIPVMLVLFFLFPRIDGPLWNLGVDNSTGQTGLSDNITLGSISQLIRSRAVVFRVEFDQQVPAPPQRYWRGPVLWRTDGRRWNQARLNDTDAVRYRSSAAPVSYRVTLEPSPNNWLYALDLPDSLPLGAELTADFQITAKNIRQRRYRYAATSRLQYQTGPLSEQQRHLGLQLPGSVTPRMRALVNRWRAESANNRQLVNRALQFFRNEPFYYTLNPPPLDGNPIDQFLFDSRRGFCEHYATSFTLLMRLAGIPARVVTGYQGGELNPLGDYLIVRQSDAHAWSEVWLEQSGWTRIDPTAAVAPERIERSFEFDLQENSAPGFPVIFSAGDNALLNRLAKQFRLGLDAANASWHRWILGYSSEQQQHLLQLLGFGALSAFKLALTMMLAIAALVPLLILLLRWRGRGRVDPVQRDYATFCRRLARRGLRRLPHEGPQDFARRVIRKRPDLQRPVSAIVNLYISLRYGSADDPRQRRRLHQLVRSFRA